In the Aggregatilinea lenta genome, GATTGTCGCCCCGTCCAGATTGGTCGCACGCAGCTGCACGCGCTCGGCTTCGCCGCGCGACGCCGCCAGCCAGATGTCGCGGTCGATGGCGATGTTGAGCACCAGCCCGTCGTGAATGTCCACGTGGCCGCCGAGCAAATTGACGCGCCCCGGCGCCCGCGCGACCACGTCCGGCGTGCGGCCCGGATAGGCGGCGGCGAAGGCGTCGCGCAGGGACTGGAGAACCTGGGGTGTGCCCGCAATGCGGGTCGTATCGGTTTCAAGCATTAAGGCTCGCGCTCCACAAGGATGCCGCGCTGCTGCAGCGCAGCAACTAAATCGTTTTCCTGCCCGGCCCGCACCACGACCGCCGTAGGGCCGAGCGTCGCGCCCACGTAGCGGCGCAGCTCCGGCGTTTCCAGGATCACGTTCAGCGATTCCGGCGTGGTGGTCCGTAGAATGACCGCCTGCGACAGCCACACGTCTGCCTTGCCCATCGCGCCCCACTGCGTCAACATGCGTGTGACCGGCTCCGGCACGGCGTCGCCGCTGGCTCGCTTGAGGAACGCCTGGATCGCGTCCGGCTTGAGGCCCTGCTTGGCGGCCCGCTGGAGCGAGCCTGCCGACAGCGCATACACGTACGGATCGCCCGCCTCGCGCCAGTCGGTGATGCGCGCCAGTTGGAAGCGCTCGTAGCGGTTGGCGGCGCGCGCCGCCAGGATCGTGCCGTCCGGCTCGATCGTCGCCGGGGTGCGCTCGTCGGGCGGATCGGGCCAGTCGGTTTCGCCGCACACTGCGCGTCCATAGACGGTCAGCCGCCCGAACACACCGTCGTCGCCCAGGTCGAGCAGTCCCAGCCAGTGCATCGGCCCGGTCAGGATGAAGCGCAGCACCGCGCCATCGACGCGATCCCACGTTTCGAAGCCCTGCAAATACTCGCCAGTCGCTGCGTCCCGGATGTACCAACTGTCGTACTCCCCGGCGGGCCGCTGGAAGTCCGGGTCGTCGGTCCGAATGGCGTCGATCAGCCGCTCAATGGGCCACCAGTCATGGGGCGGGACCATCTCCAGATAGGTTAGCACGATCTGCCGCGCGAGGAGTGGATCGTTGCGCCAGCCGGTGTCTTCGGGCTGGAGGCCGGGTGTGTGCCACAGGTCGTTGAAGAGCGTGCTTTCGCGCCACGCTTCGGCCAGCGCGCGCACCTGCCGGGGGCGGCCCTGGTCGAGCCAGCCCCGCGCGTTGGTGGGCACGGGCTTGAGCACGCCGCCTTCACTGGCGGCCAGTCCCATGCCGCCCGCCAGGTTGACCAGCAGCGCCACCCGCGCCGGATGGTCGCCGCCCAGCCAGTGCGGGCCGAGGTCGGTGAACAGGCGCGTGTAGAGCGCGTCCTTTTCGGCGGGGGCCTGCGCGACCTGCAAATAGGCCAGCAGCGTGGTCAGATCGTCCACGAGCATGGTCGTCGCGGGGTAGACGTCCTGCGGCCCGGTCGCCAGCGGTGCAGCCGGTTCGGCAGCGGAGCCTTCCGGCACGTCGCCGTTGAGCTGGAAGCCCGTTTCGTGCGAGGGCAGCGCGGCGGCAAGGTCGGCGGGGACGTAGATAAACGCCTGCATCCCCGTCTTGCTCTCGTCGAAGGCGCGCGCGATCAGCCCGCGATAGAACAGCGTTTCCGCAATGCTGGCGGGCTGCAGGTGCGGCTTCTCGCGGTCGCGCTTGCCCGGCCCAACCTGCCGGATCTCACCGAAGATGCGGCTGAACTGGGCTTCGGGCATTTTGTGCTCCGGCGCGCCGAGCAGGGTTTGCAGCGCGCCGCGCTCCTGGTCGGTCAGGCGGCTCCATTCGCGCGCGGTGCGCGCCGGGTCGAGCATGGCGGTCGCCAGCACGTTCGCCTGATCGTGCTTGGCGACCCGCTGGAGATCGACGTCCCAGCGGTGCGCGATAATCGCCAGCATGCCCGGATCGTAATCGAGAAGAGTTGGCAAAATCTCTTGCATAGGTTGATACCCGGATGCGTCCGTAGGCCGGACAAATAGCTTACGGGGTGTTAGGGCTTGCCGCAAATTTTCGGACCGGAGGCGCGTGTCCGCAAGTCGAGGGAGGCGGAGACGCAAAACGAGGGCCGGCGCGTCACGCCTGCCCTCGTCGTTGGTGTGCCATACCGTGCTGCGAAAATCACTGCGTGCCGATGGTCGAGCACGCGCTCTGCCACAGCGGCGGCCATTCGCTGTGCGGCAGGTGATAGTAGTCCTCGATGATGCGGCGCGTGATCGGCGCGGACACTTCCGAGCCTTCACACGAGTTCTCGACCACAACCACGATCGCGATTTGCGGGTCGTCCTGGGGCACGAAAGACACGAACCACGCTTCGGGCGCGGTCGTCGCGCCGCCGGTCTGGGCCGTGCCGGTCTTGCCGCACACGATCGGCTCGTTTTCCTGCCAGTCGTACCAATCATCAAAGATGAAGCGCGCCGTGCCGTTGGGATCGAGCGTCACGTCACACATGCCCGTCTGGATCGCCTCGTATACAGACGGGTCGAAGTCCAGCGTGGAGGCAACTTCCGGCTCCATCGTGTACACCGGCTCATCACCAATTAGCCCAATCTTGCTGACGAACTGCGGTGTATAGAACGTGCCTCCATTGGCGATGGCGGCCACCATGCGCACCATTTGCAGCGGCGTCGCCAGCACGTCGCCCTGGCCGATGACCATGTTCAGCATCGCGCCCAGCGACCACGGCACACCCTGCAAGCGTTGGTGCTCCGCCGCGTCGGGTACCTGTCCCGCCGTCTCCGGCAGCACGTCCTGGCCCGTGGTCGCGCCAAGCCCCAGCAGTTCGGCGTATCGGGTCAGGATGTCGGGGTCTTCGTTAAACAGCGCGACGCCCAGCTCCCAGAAATACGGGTCGCACGAATAGGTCAGCGCCTTTTCGAAGCCGATCGTGCCGTGCCCGTTCGGGTAGTACCAGTCCGTGCGCGATTCCAGCCCGTCGCCGTACTGCCCGCCGTACCAGATGCCGGTGCAGGTGCGCAGCGTGTTGACGTTGAACACGCCGCTGTCCAGCCCGGCGGCCATCGAGATGATCTTGAACGTCGAGCCGGGCGGCAGCTGCGCCAGCGTCACGCGGTTGAGAAGCGGATTGCGCGCGTCATTGTTGAGGTCGGCGATCTCCTGCGCGCGGTTGAAGGCGTTCGAATCCGGGTTGAACAGGCTGACGTCGAAGCCGGGATAGCTCGCCGCGGCGAGGATCTCGCCCGTGTTCACGTCCATGACCACCGCCGCCGCGCCGGGCGAGGTCTGTGACCAGGTGGGCTGCGCGAGGTCGTAGGCTTCCACGAACGCCTGCTGGACGCCCGCTTGCAAGTCGCGGTCAATGGTCAGGTAGATGCTCTGTCCCGGCTCGGACTGGCTGGATGCAATGGTGCGCAGCACTTCGCCCGTGGGGGCGACGATGCGCAGTGTCGCGCCGATCTTGCCCGCCAGGTACGATTCGTAGGCCGCCTCGACGCCTTCCTGGCCGACCAGCGCGTCGGTTGGATAGCCGAGCTTGGCGTATTCTTCCTGCTGGTCGGGCTGGATCTGCCCGACGTAGCCGATCAGGTGCGGGGCGAGGTCCTTGTAGTAGCGGCGCGTGTTACGGGTGAGCGTATCCGCGTCGTCGTCGCCGATGGCGCACAGCTCGCGCAGGGCCTGGGCTTCGGCGTTGTACGTCTCAGGATCGACCTGGCCGACCAGAAAGCGCGTCTCGATGGAGAACGCGATGAACTTGGCTTCAATGTCGCTCGTCTCGCGCACCAAAATGCGTGACAGCGCCTGGATGCACGCCTCCTCGTTGGCAACGTCCTGGCGCACGACGTACAGCTCGACGATCTGGCCGTTTTGGTCGACGAGCACGTTGCCGTTGCGGTCGTAGATGTTTCCGCGTCCCGGCTGCGGGTTGGTCAGGTCCAGACGCGCGCCTTCGGCCAGCTCCGCGAAGATATCCATGCGCGACCACGCCACGCGCCAGCCCTCAGGCGTCTCGATCAGGCGCATGATGCGGTCGCCGTCCGCGATGTCGCCAAAGTTGGCCGTCTTGAACGTGGCGTCGTACATCATCACGGCGGTCGTGCCCTGCCGCAGCGAGCTATCGGTGTGCGTCTCCAGCTCGTTGAGCGTCAGCTTGGTGGCGACGTCGCTATATTCGTTCGTGAACGTTTCAAGCGTGTAGGCTTCGCGGGCGTTGGGGCTGATCAGCGTGTACATCGCCTCGTAGTCGCTCTCGCGCCAGGCTTGCAAGAACGTCTCCGCGACCTGCTCGGCCTGTTCCAGCGTGAGCTGCGGCGTCGGGTTGAGACCGCCACCGTTGTCCAGCCCACCCAGGCCCACGTCGCCCCCACACGCGGACAGGATCATCATGCCGATCAGGCCCAGCCAAAACACTTTTTTGACGGTATGCATCCACACAACCTCGTTATACAACTAGGAGGCAAAGCCCGGCGGCGCGTGCCTCCGATCTTTACCCCCCAAGGTTATCCATCTGAATAGAGGATGGTCAAGAACTCCCCACACCGGGCCATTATACCCGCAACGTCTGGCAGTGGCGAACGTCGCTACAGCCGGTTGAGCATGTCGGGGTCGAGGTCGCAGGCGGGATCGTCCGGGTG is a window encoding:
- a CDS encoding helicase-associated domain-containing protein — its product is MPTLLDYDPGMLAIIAHRWDVDLQRVAKHDQANVLATAMLDPARTAREWSRLTDQERGALQTLLGAPEHKMPEAQFSRIFGEIRQVGPGKRDREKPHLQPASIAETLFYRGLIARAFDESKTGMQAFIYVPADLAAALPSHETGFQLNGDVPEGSAAEPAAPLATGPQDVYPATTMLVDDLTTLLAYLQVAQAPAEKDALYTRLFTDLGPHWLGGDHPARVALLVNLAGGMGLAASEGGVLKPVPTNARGWLDQGRPRQVRALAEAWRESTLFNDLWHTPGLQPEDTGWRNDPLLARQIVLTYLEMVPPHDWWPIERLIDAIRTDDPDFQRPAGEYDSWYIRDAATGEYLQGFETWDRVDGAVLRFILTGPMHWLGLLDLGDDGVFGRLTVYGRAVCGETDWPDPPDERTPATIEPDGTILAARAANRYERFQLARITDWREAGDPYVYALSAGSLQRAAKQGLKPDAIQAFLKRASGDAVPEPVTRMLTQWGAMGKADVWLSQAVILRTTTPESLNVILETPELRRYVGATLGPTAVVVRAGQENDLVAALQQRGILVEREP
- a CDS encoding penicillin-binding transpeptidase domain-containing protein; translation: MHTVKKVFWLGLIGMMILSACGGDVGLGGLDNGGGLNPTPQLTLEQAEQVAETFLQAWRESDYEAMYTLISPNAREAYTLETFTNEYSDVATKLTLNELETHTDSSLRQGTTAVMMYDATFKTANFGDIADGDRIMRLIETPEGWRVAWSRMDIFAELAEGARLDLTNPQPGRGNIYDRNGNVLVDQNGQIVELYVVRQDVANEEACIQALSRILVRETSDIEAKFIAFSIETRFLVGQVDPETYNAEAQALRELCAIGDDDADTLTRNTRRYYKDLAPHLIGYVGQIQPDQQEEYAKLGYPTDALVGQEGVEAAYESYLAGKIGATLRIVAPTGEVLRTIASSQSEPGQSIYLTIDRDLQAGVQQAFVEAYDLAQPTWSQTSPGAAAVVMDVNTGEILAAASYPGFDVSLFNPDSNAFNRAQEIADLNNDARNPLLNRVTLAQLPPGSTFKIISMAAGLDSGVFNVNTLRTCTGIWYGGQYGDGLESRTDWYYPNGHGTIGFEKALTYSCDPYFWELGVALFNEDPDILTRYAELLGLGATTGQDVLPETAGQVPDAAEHQRLQGVPWSLGAMLNMVIGQGDVLATPLQMVRMVAAIANGGTFYTPQFVSKIGLIGDEPVYTMEPEVASTLDFDPSVYEAIQTGMCDVTLDPNGTARFIFDDWYDWQENEPIVCGKTGTAQTGGATTAPEAWFVSFVPQDDPQIAIVVVVENSCEGSEVSAPITRRIIEDYYHLPHSEWPPLWQSACSTIGTQ